DNA sequence from the Manduca sexta isolate Smith_Timp_Sample1 chromosome 25, JHU_Msex_v1.0, whole genome shotgun sequence genome:
GTTAATGCAGTtgcatttgataattttaaaagatttcatgtattttatttttattgaaatattcatcaaGTGTACTGCTAATGCAGTAATAGAAGGAATGATCTTTAAACTACATGTCTGTgtattttttatcctggtaataaTATACAACGTAGTCGTACTAAAATACAGTTCAATAcgaattttatataatcttacATCGACCATCTAGGTAAATATGCGTAGTCTCCTAGGCTGAACAGTTATCAGAACCATACGAGTTATCCGGTATTTTGGGACGATCTATTATAAGGGAATTTTCACCATGCCATGGTGGTAGCTCAACAGGCAAATATATCACCTAAGTTCCTACTATAGcattaataaaaacacttaCGCAGATAAGTAGTAAATGCCGTTACTGCTGCTTCGGTAATCCGTTCCATTTCTTCAATAGGTATGTACACAGTAATTTGTCGCAGCGATAAAACATGAGCAAACCTGGACGCTTCTGTTTGAAGGTCTGAACTGTTCAGTATACTGTGAAGTAGGTTTTGCCTGTTGCAAGCCTTTACAGTGGTGTCAAATGAAACGCCTTCATTAGAGTAATACATTTCGATTATGTGAGACAGCCTTAGAGTGCGCCTTTGTTCTACCCATTTTGGTACATAGGTGGCTAATATTAAGcctgtaacaaaaaattataactaccGTTACTAGCATAACAATTTTGTTTCATTGTATTATTCCACGAGtagaatatttgttttatttcgttattaattgctttctacaataaattaaataagccaatcgttttaatttttcttcacAACCTATTCTCATAATTTCAATTATACGCGAGATTTTTTGTTACCATCAAGACCGGCTAAAATTTCGGCGTCAGTGAAATGCCAGTCAATAATAGAGCTGTTCTGCGGAAACATGTAATAATGTCGAGGCAGCAACGTGTCGTTCCATCTGTTGTTACTGCCGACCACCATCCGCTGCGACACCGATCCTACCCTCGGTCCTTGATTTACCACCACTTCTGCTAGATCACCTGAaatgacaaaaattaaaaaaaaatcttaattagtATTTCTAATTCTGATGTTAACAAAAATGCACAACTTTTTGTTAGTAGACAAATTGCTTCCGGACgcaaaattaaaagcaaaatcTGGAAAAGTCGTAGTTCCATGGAATGTCTGTGTAACAACAAATGCTGTTTAAGCTCTTGTCGTCTGATGGAGGTCTAACGATACTTATTTATAAGACTACAACATGTACCCATTTTGATTTACTATCTTTTGCTACTCACCAGCAAGCGTAGCGACCCACACATTACCAATATCAACAGATTCCATGCTTTGTTTTTGAGTTTGTTCAGTCAAAGTTTCTATATCATCATACCAGTCTTGCATTGCGGAATCAATCAATTGTTCAGCTACATCTTCTTTGAAAATGTTGGCGCTCAATATGTCTGTTACCATCACACGTTGATATTCTAATGAGGCAGCGATAGCGGATACTAGTGTCCCGGGGGCTATGGTGCCCCAATCAGTCTGCACAACCCCGTCTTCTATTGGACATCTGCTGTGAATACTGAAAATTGATGATTTTATAAAGAGTATGTTTATTTTCGACCATGTTTTGGATAACCACGTATACATATACTTAACATCTATAAAGATATTAATGGTCTTTGGTTAAAGAACATGTCATAAATAATTAGTCTTTTTTGGCCTCTACACGCTGTAACGAAGAAACGGAATGGTAGTTTATAGGCTGTTTATGAGTTTGTCTATCAATACTACCGTTTTCCTCAaagatttttgattaaaattcttaaaacagTCATAGTGgtgacaaaaacaatttttgttttttgttaataaaaacgtGTTGGTAGGTACTGCGAAGTATGAGTATGGGTAATGAGTCTCATTGAAATacttcttaaaaatattgttaaaaataaaaataatatatgagttactgatataatattggatgaattcatcatcatcatcaccattaACCACATAAAGTCCGCTGCTCAACATAGGCCTACCccgaagatttccagacggacctgtcgtaAACGGCCTGCATCCAGGATTAAATGTACCTATTCATCGTCATGATATTGTTACACGATGACTGACAACGTTTTGATAATTTGCTGGATTTTTTTATGCAGGCGACTCTATAAAAAATCCTATAACGAAGCACAATAAGTGTTTTAAACTAACCTACTGTTGCTTTGCGTAGCCATGTTCTGCGACTGTTGAGCGGACACTGGACACACGATATTCTCATCTCCTCTCTCCCACTGTCTCACCGTCGAACTTAGCATTCGATGCATGAGACACTTCTCAGACAGAGTGAACAAGTCGTCAACATCAATGAGATTCTGGCTCGGCAAGAATATATCCAtcagtaatttgtatttatggaATTGAAATCCTGAAGCTCTAAATGGGAGGATAAAGTCTGTTTGTACGGCAGTAGCATATGCCTGTTCAATACCATCCAACCGCAAACTGAAATTTAGACAATTGAACTTCATTAGAGGTAGAGAATGGCTAACACCATATTCATGTAagctattgtaatttgtaaatagaGTTATGTTACATGCCTGGTGGTGACAAgggctataattttttttaggtttcctATATCACCTTGCTGTAGTGGTTGCTTTATAGGGCAGTATAACCAGAATTCCAGTATTCTATTACCAggtcaaacaatactttgtgtgGGTTTTCTAACACGATTTGCCCAGCGTTATATCTTTAAATAAGGCTAGTCgtaaaaacaaaacgaaataagTAGTTTCTGCAACATGCTTGAATAGACGTGTTGCCTGCCATATATGAGAATGAAATAACAAGCCGAAAATCTCGTAGTTAGTTAAGTTAACAAGTAGGTATTCTGCGGGTCACATTGCCACTTTTCAATAAGTGTTTTctgaataaaataactaacataaTTTTCATACTCTTCGACTGTTTTAAGACATCTACCTAGTCAATTCCTCGAAAGCACTTTGTTACAGGCAGTCAGAAAACATAGAATGATAGGTAGTTATTATAAACTCTACACACTTATAAGTAAGCAAATATatcaataacaaacatttttacctTCTCAATAACGCTGTACTCAACATTCTCATGTCAAGTTGCGCGTTTAattcaagtttttttattaatgacagGAATACATCTAAGCGCCGAGGGGCCACTAAATCTGGAGCTCCATTGGCATAACATGGCAGTAACTGTGGAGGTATGCTTGGTAAAATGTGACAAGCTCCAAGCGTAAAacctttaataaaaaacatctatgtTTGTAACCCAAACAAATGAAATTACATACAAACTGATAGATAAGAGAAGTCACTTACAGCTAATAAATATTACGCAAAGTGCCACAGTTTTCATAGCTTACACAAGTTAACTACttacacaattaattttatttcattaagagtaaagtaataaaaacacaatgcGTGCTGTCGCGCGTTAAGGTGTGTTACAATATAGATCACGGCGTGTTGATAAGATAATGATAATGAATCATTGCAAAATATGTATCAAGAGTATATGAATTAACGcatttgaaacaaataattatattggagATCGAATGCTtagattgtatttatttttaaatccttatTTATGAAACTTTGTCGTATGTTACAAGTAGGTCGCTCCATGCGTCCACTCTGATCGGAGCAGGCTAGAAGTTTGGAAAGGTTTTTACAGTTTTAAGTAGCATCCAATACGCACACTATTTCGTATCGTCACTTCATAGATTTTAGAAAGACTAGTAGAACATGAATGTcgttaattcaatttaaacctGTAGAACGTAAAT
Encoded proteins:
- the LOC115448359 gene encoding uncharacterized protein LOC115448359: MKTVALCVIFISCFTLGACHILPSIPPQLLPCYANGAPDLVAPRRLDVFLSLIKKLELNAQLDMRMLSTALLRSLRLDGIEQAYATAVQTDFILPFRASGFQFHKYKLLMDIFLPSQNLIDVDDLFTLSEKCLMHRMLSSTVRQWERGDENIVCPVSAQQSQNMATQSNSSIHSRCPIEDGVVQTDWGTIAPGTLVSAIAASLEYQRVMVTDILSANIFKEDVAEQLIDSAMQDWYDDIETLTEQTQKQSMESVDIGNVWVATLAGDLAEVVVNQGPRVGSVSQRMVVGSNNRWNDTLLPRHYYMFPQNSSIIDWHFTDAEILAGLDGLILATYVPKWVEQRRTLRLSHIIEMYYSNEGVSFDTTVKACNRQNLLHSILNSSDLQTEASRFAHVLSLRQITVYIPIEEMERITEAAVTAFTTYLPTLLRQNHRDCSVGRSIPVMDLVIATDGAWKGYDVEEFISWIGGAVELNLLQSTVSLIHGNTGGWIAPPSNNLTALFSHIHNFAEEWPNRLNLPNIISSVIQYSLNKTLADISNRDSAGPSTVVLIISPSDRPSATELERSRTLMSTLRSSYFDVYFAYVAQDVGDFQNINNEYLDYSELFITARSTAVSDVIDSVDTYLVKSNIPIRIMGAQCPFNGSVFDQIEYEDFVLPGRQTFYRIHPFYLRQQALTQVQFRNDGQGQLLACMWRGADTSHNCQTISERGIHIFNMTTPCASPEFCLPAHFVITSISTQNMCAHNDCRLPNQVGYYISHTGLRCLPLKGSATVVNILTKYILFLSLTIIYLS